Proteins encoded within one genomic window of Humulus lupulus chromosome 1, drHumLupu1.1, whole genome shotgun sequence:
- the LOC133802038 gene encoding casein kinase 1-like protein HD16 isoform X3: MADPRSGVRRSKRVNNVQDNPAVLVPPACPVPASRGRRRGSRAMNQGKNVKLAGAGIGAHGNTGLDLPVGNLISVRELGVQKSAEKLAVADDEGSTGPLFERVQIGNSPLYKLDRKLGKGGFGQVFLGRRVAGGIAGTRPDAFEVALKFEHKNSKGCSHGPPYEWQVYSSLNGCYGIPSVHYRGQQGDYYILVMDMLGPSLWDLWNTNNQMLSEDTVACIAVEAISILEQLHFKGFVHGHVKPEKNLLGLPGTPNEKKLYLIDLGLEIHHLVVMLNMTKSRMFSGMIVVGTKNSNKMKRAFKREHEVELLPTSLYM, encoded by the exons ATGGCTGATCCCAGAAGTGGAGTTCGAAGATCAAAGAGGGTTAATAATGTGCAAGACAATCCTGCTGTTTTAGTTCCACCTGCTTGCCCAG TGCCAGCCAGCAGGGGAAGAAGGAGAGGCTCTAGAGCTATGAATCAAGGTAAAAATGTTAAGCTGGCTGGTGCTGGAATCGGCGCTCATGGAAATACTGGTTTAGACTTGCCAGTAGGAAATTTAATTTCCGTTCGTGAGCTAGGAGTTCAGAAAAGTGCAGAAAAACTAGCTGTTGCTGACGATGAAGGAAGCACAGGTCCACTTTTTGAGAGG GTGCAGATTGGCAATTCTCCACTGTACAAGTTAGATAGAAAGCTAGGGAAGGGGGGTTTTGGACAAGTATTCTTGGGAAGAAGAGTGGCTGGTGGTATCGCTGGAACTAGGCCTGATGCCTTTGAA GTTGCTTTGAAGTTTGAGCATAAAAATAGTAAAGGCTGCAGTCATGGTCCTCCATATGAGTGGCAAGTGTACAG tTCTCTCAATGGTTGTTATGGAATTCCCTCTGTCCATTATAGAGGCCAGCAAGGAGACTACTATATCTTA GTCATGGACATGCTTGGCCCAAGTTTATGGGATCTTTGGAACACTAATAACCAAAT GTTGTCTGAAGATACAGTTGCTTGTATAGCAGTGGAGGCTATATCAATTCTAGAACAGCTTCATTTCAAAGG TTTTGTGCATGGACATGTTAAACCTGAAAAAAATTTGCTTGGTCTGCCCGGAACACCTAATGAGAAGAAGTTGTATCTTATTGATCTTGGTTTGG AGATTCATCATCTGGTCGTCATGTTGAATATGACCAAAAGCCGGATGTTTTCAG GAATGATTGTTGTTGGAACTAAAAACAGCAATAAAATGAAAAGAGCCTTCAAGAGGGAGCATGAAGTGGAATTGCTGCCAACTTctttatatatgtaa
- the LOC133802038 gene encoding casein kinase 1-like protein HD16 isoform X2, with translation MADPRSGVRRSKRVNNVQDNPAVLVPPACPGTRIVPASRGRRRGSRAMNQGKNVKLAGAGIGAHGNTGLDLPVGNLISVRELGVQKSAEKLAVADDEGSTGPLFERIGNSPLYKLDRKLGKGGFGQVFLGRRVAGGIAGTRPDAFEVALKFEHKNSKGCSHGPPYEWQVYSSLNGCYGIPSVHYRGQQGDYYILVMDMLGPSLWDLWNTNNQMLSEDTVACIAVEAISILEQLHFKGFVHGHVKPEKNLLGLPGTPNEKKLYLIDLGLEIHHLVVMLNMTKSRMFSGMIVVGTKNSNKMKRAFKREHEVELLPTSLYM, from the exons ATGGCTGATCCCAGAAGTGGAGTTCGAAGATCAAAGAGGGTTAATAATGTGCAAGACAATCCTGCTGTTTTAGTTCCACCTGCTTGCCCAGGTACCAGAATAG TGCCAGCCAGCAGGGGAAGAAGGAGAGGCTCTAGAGCTATGAATCAAGGTAAAAATGTTAAGCTGGCTGGTGCTGGAATCGGCGCTCATGGAAATACTGGTTTAGACTTGCCAGTAGGAAATTTAATTTCCGTTCGTGAGCTAGGAGTTCAGAAAAGTGCAGAAAAACTAGCTGTTGCTGACGATGAAGGAAGCACAGGTCCACTTTTTGAGAGG ATTGGCAATTCTCCACTGTACAAGTTAGATAGAAAGCTAGGGAAGGGGGGTTTTGGACAAGTATTCTTGGGAAGAAGAGTGGCTGGTGGTATCGCTGGAACTAGGCCTGATGCCTTTGAA GTTGCTTTGAAGTTTGAGCATAAAAATAGTAAAGGCTGCAGTCATGGTCCTCCATATGAGTGGCAAGTGTACAG tTCTCTCAATGGTTGTTATGGAATTCCCTCTGTCCATTATAGAGGCCAGCAAGGAGACTACTATATCTTA GTCATGGACATGCTTGGCCCAAGTTTATGGGATCTTTGGAACACTAATAACCAAAT GTTGTCTGAAGATACAGTTGCTTGTATAGCAGTGGAGGCTATATCAATTCTAGAACAGCTTCATTTCAAAGG TTTTGTGCATGGACATGTTAAACCTGAAAAAAATTTGCTTGGTCTGCCCGGAACACCTAATGAGAAGAAGTTGTATCTTATTGATCTTGGTTTGG AGATTCATCATCTGGTCGTCATGTTGAATATGACCAAAAGCCGGATGTTTTCAG GAATGATTGTTGTTGGAACTAAAAACAGCAATAAAATGAAAAGAGCCTTCAAGAGGGAGCATGAAGTGGAATTGCTGCCAACTTctttatatatgtaa
- the LOC133802038 gene encoding casein kinase 1-like protein HD16 isoform X1 translates to MADPRSGVRRSKRVNNVQDNPAVLVPPACPGTRIVPASRGRRRGSRAMNQGKNVKLAGAGIGAHGNTGLDLPVGNLISVRELGVQKSAEKLAVADDEGSTGPLFERVQIGNSPLYKLDRKLGKGGFGQVFLGRRVAGGIAGTRPDAFEVALKFEHKNSKGCSHGPPYEWQVYSSLNGCYGIPSVHYRGQQGDYYILVMDMLGPSLWDLWNTNNQMLSEDTVACIAVEAISILEQLHFKGFVHGHVKPEKNLLGLPGTPNEKKLYLIDLGLEIHHLVVMLNMTKSRMFSGMIVVGTKNSNKMKRAFKREHEVELLPTSLYM, encoded by the exons ATGGCTGATCCCAGAAGTGGAGTTCGAAGATCAAAGAGGGTTAATAATGTGCAAGACAATCCTGCTGTTTTAGTTCCACCTGCTTGCCCAGGTACCAGAATAG TGCCAGCCAGCAGGGGAAGAAGGAGAGGCTCTAGAGCTATGAATCAAGGTAAAAATGTTAAGCTGGCTGGTGCTGGAATCGGCGCTCATGGAAATACTGGTTTAGACTTGCCAGTAGGAAATTTAATTTCCGTTCGTGAGCTAGGAGTTCAGAAAAGTGCAGAAAAACTAGCTGTTGCTGACGATGAAGGAAGCACAGGTCCACTTTTTGAGAGG GTGCAGATTGGCAATTCTCCACTGTACAAGTTAGATAGAAAGCTAGGGAAGGGGGGTTTTGGACAAGTATTCTTGGGAAGAAGAGTGGCTGGTGGTATCGCTGGAACTAGGCCTGATGCCTTTGAA GTTGCTTTGAAGTTTGAGCATAAAAATAGTAAAGGCTGCAGTCATGGTCCTCCATATGAGTGGCAAGTGTACAG tTCTCTCAATGGTTGTTATGGAATTCCCTCTGTCCATTATAGAGGCCAGCAAGGAGACTACTATATCTTA GTCATGGACATGCTTGGCCCAAGTTTATGGGATCTTTGGAACACTAATAACCAAAT GTTGTCTGAAGATACAGTTGCTTGTATAGCAGTGGAGGCTATATCAATTCTAGAACAGCTTCATTTCAAAGG TTTTGTGCATGGACATGTTAAACCTGAAAAAAATTTGCTTGGTCTGCCCGGAACACCTAATGAGAAGAAGTTGTATCTTATTGATCTTGGTTTGG AGATTCATCATCTGGTCGTCATGTTGAATATGACCAAAAGCCGGATGTTTTCAG GAATGATTGTTGTTGGAACTAAAAACAGCAATAAAATGAAAAGAGCCTTCAAGAGGGAGCATGAAGTGGAATTGCTGCCAACTTctttatatatgtaa
- the LOC133802038 gene encoding casein kinase 1-like protein HD16 isoform X4, with protein sequence MADPRSGVRRSKRVNNVQDNPAVLVPPACPGTRIVPASRGRRRGSRAMNQGKNVKLAGAGIGAHGNTGLDLPVGNLISVRELGVQKSAEKLAVADDEGSTGPLFERVQIGNSPLYKLDRKLGKGGFGQVFLGRRVAGGIAGTRPDAFEVALKFEHKNSKGCSHGPPYEWQVYSSLNGCYGIPSVHYRGQQGDYYILVMDMLGPSLWDLWNTNNQMLSEDTVACIAVEAISILEQLHFKGFVHGHVKPEKNLLGLPGTPNEKKLYLIDLGLGMIVVGTKNSNKMKRAFKREHEVELLPTSLYM encoded by the exons ATGGCTGATCCCAGAAGTGGAGTTCGAAGATCAAAGAGGGTTAATAATGTGCAAGACAATCCTGCTGTTTTAGTTCCACCTGCTTGCCCAGGTACCAGAATAG TGCCAGCCAGCAGGGGAAGAAGGAGAGGCTCTAGAGCTATGAATCAAGGTAAAAATGTTAAGCTGGCTGGTGCTGGAATCGGCGCTCATGGAAATACTGGTTTAGACTTGCCAGTAGGAAATTTAATTTCCGTTCGTGAGCTAGGAGTTCAGAAAAGTGCAGAAAAACTAGCTGTTGCTGACGATGAAGGAAGCACAGGTCCACTTTTTGAGAGG GTGCAGATTGGCAATTCTCCACTGTACAAGTTAGATAGAAAGCTAGGGAAGGGGGGTTTTGGACAAGTATTCTTGGGAAGAAGAGTGGCTGGTGGTATCGCTGGAACTAGGCCTGATGCCTTTGAA GTTGCTTTGAAGTTTGAGCATAAAAATAGTAAAGGCTGCAGTCATGGTCCTCCATATGAGTGGCAAGTGTACAG tTCTCTCAATGGTTGTTATGGAATTCCCTCTGTCCATTATAGAGGCCAGCAAGGAGACTACTATATCTTA GTCATGGACATGCTTGGCCCAAGTTTATGGGATCTTTGGAACACTAATAACCAAAT GTTGTCTGAAGATACAGTTGCTTGTATAGCAGTGGAGGCTATATCAATTCTAGAACAGCTTCATTTCAAAGG TTTTGTGCATGGACATGTTAAACCTGAAAAAAATTTGCTTGGTCTGCCCGGAACACCTAATGAGAAGAAGTTGTATCTTATTGATCTTGGTTTGG GAATGATTGTTGTTGGAACTAAAAACAGCAATAAAATGAAAAGAGCCTTCAAGAGGGAGCATGAAGTGGAATTGCTGCCAACTTctttatatatgtaa